In Arthrobacter sp. SLBN-112, a genomic segment contains:
- a CDS encoding adenosine deaminase yields METYAGGSTMPESETAPAEPAVPAKPLPVAELHLHIEGTLQPELIFALAERNGIVLPYSGLEELREKYEFTDLQSFLDLYYANMGVLQTEQDFADMTRAYLERAAAAGVRHAEIMMDPQAHLSRGIPLEACVNGVASVLATSREVYGISTVLIAAFLRDLPEDSALEVLDRLLAMNAPIGAIGLDSAEVGNPPSKFERLYAKAREAGLRLTAHAGEEGPASYIIEALDLLGVERIDHGIRCMDDPDLVERLVDARVPLTVCPLSNVRLRAVDTLADHPLPAMLAAGLNVSVNSDDPAYFGGYVDDNFAQLAAVFELSDFDRARLAANSIHSSFASEERKAELLEELNGREVTA; encoded by the coding sequence ATGGAAACCTACGCCGGCGGCAGCACCATGCCCGAATCCGAAACGGCCCCCGCGGAACCCGCGGTCCCCGCCAAGCCCCTCCCGGTGGCCGAACTGCACCTGCACATCGAAGGTACGCTTCAGCCCGAGCTCATCTTTGCCTTGGCCGAGCGCAACGGCATCGTCCTGCCGTACTCCGGGTTGGAAGAACTCCGGGAAAAGTATGAGTTCACTGACCTGCAGTCTTTCCTGGACCTCTACTACGCCAACATGGGCGTCCTGCAAACCGAGCAGGACTTCGCGGACATGACCCGTGCCTACCTTGAGCGGGCAGCTGCCGCCGGCGTCCGGCACGCCGAAATCATGATGGACCCGCAGGCGCACCTGTCCCGCGGGATCCCGCTGGAAGCATGCGTCAATGGCGTGGCTTCCGTCCTGGCCACGTCCCGGGAGGTGTACGGCATCTCCACCGTCCTCATCGCCGCCTTCCTGCGGGATCTTCCGGAAGACTCAGCCCTGGAAGTCCTGGACCGGCTGCTGGCCATGAACGCGCCCATCGGAGCCATCGGCCTGGACTCGGCAGAGGTCGGAAACCCGCCTTCGAAGTTCGAGCGGCTCTATGCGAAGGCCCGCGAGGCCGGACTGCGGCTGACGGCGCACGCAGGGGAGGAGGGCCCGGCGTCGTACATCATCGAGGCCCTGGACCTCTTGGGCGTGGAGCGCATCGACCACGGAATCCGTTGCATGGATGACCCGGACCTTGTGGAGCGCCTCGTCGACGCCCGGGTTCCCCTCACCGTCTGCCCGCTGTCCAACGTCCGGTTGCGTGCGGTGGACACCCTGGCTGACCATCCGTTGCCTGCCATGCTGGCCGCGGGACTGAACGTCTCGGTCAATTCGGACGACCCCGCCTACTTTGGCGGCTACGTGGATGACAACTTTGCGCAACTGGCAGCCGTGTTTGAGCTGTCCGACTTCGACAGGGCCCGCCTGGCTGCCAACTCCATCCACTCTTCCTTCGCATCGGAGGAACGGAAAGCCGAGCTGCTGGAAGAATTGAACGGCCGGGAAGTCACCGCCTAA
- a CDS encoding excinuclease ABC subunit UvrA: MQNAKHTYDLQDPAPTPAADGFVRVRGARENNLRNVDVDVPRDAIVAFTGVSGSGKSSLAFGTIYAEAQRRYFESVAPYARRLIQQGHNPKVELISGLPPAVALQQRRGAPSSRSTVGTVTTLSNSLRMLFSRAGTYPEGSTQLDSDAFSPNTAAGACRECHGLGVAHTVTESSLVPDPSLSIRDGAIAAWPGAWQGKNLRDILTHLGYDVDIPWRKLPKKHRDWILFTEEQPVVEVTPQRDRVAKPYKGRYWSARSYVLHTLADSQSASMRDRVLAYMESGPCPRCGGSGLRPEALAVTFAGRTIAELNAVPMTELAEIIRPTTELSSAGTASRKQSSGESNEVAVAITRDLLHRVTVLLDLGLGYLALGRSTPTLSPGEMQRLRIATQLRSGLFGVIYVLDEPSAGLHPADAEPLLAVLEQLKSSGNSVFVVEHNMDVVRQADWLVDVGPRAGEGGGEVLYSGPVDGLAEVEASVTRPYLFDDGVQPPRGRAGTGQVRDATEWLEMSGITRHNLRGLDVRFPLGVLTAVTGVSGSGKSTLVGGVLGGLVGSGLQAQAGQDEPSEAPGPGAVAGSHRIDRLVTVDQKPIGRTPRSNLATYTGLFDAVRKEFAATEQARARGFGAGRFSFNVAGGRCETCQGEGFVAVELLFLPGSYGPCPECGGSRYNPETLEVEYRGLNVAQLLAMTVDAASEFLADVPAAARSLKSLRDVGLGYLRLGQPATELSGGEAQRIKLATELQRAQRGHTLYLLDEPTTGLHPADVQLLMAQLHGLVDAGNSVVVVEHDMAVVAGADWVIDLGPSGGDKGGAVMAAGTPAVVATSAGSRTAPYLAAALGQETASQHPGKFRFDNTKAMS, encoded by the coding sequence ATGCAGAACGCCAAGCACACTTATGACCTGCAGGATCCGGCTCCCACCCCCGCTGCGGACGGTTTTGTCCGGGTCCGGGGAGCGCGCGAGAACAATCTCCGGAATGTCGATGTGGATGTCCCCCGTGATGCGATCGTGGCGTTCACGGGCGTCTCGGGCTCGGGCAAGTCGTCCCTGGCGTTTGGCACCATCTACGCCGAGGCGCAGCGGCGCTACTTCGAATCCGTCGCCCCGTACGCCCGCCGCCTCATCCAGCAGGGCCACAACCCGAAGGTGGAGCTGATCAGCGGGCTGCCACCCGCCGTCGCGCTCCAGCAACGCCGCGGCGCACCCAGCAGCAGGTCAACGGTGGGGACGGTCACCACGCTCTCCAACTCGCTGCGCATGCTCTTCTCGCGCGCCGGCACCTACCCTGAAGGCAGCACGCAGCTGGACTCGGACGCCTTCTCCCCCAATACGGCCGCGGGCGCCTGCAGGGAATGCCACGGCCTGGGCGTCGCGCATACCGTGACCGAATCTTCGCTGGTCCCGGACCCGTCGCTGAGCATCCGCGACGGTGCCATCGCCGCGTGGCCCGGCGCCTGGCAGGGAAAGAACCTGCGGGACATCCTCACGCACCTGGGCTACGACGTCGACATCCCCTGGCGGAAGCTCCCGAAGAAGCACCGGGACTGGATCCTCTTCACCGAGGAACAGCCGGTGGTTGAAGTCACTCCGCAGCGCGACCGTGTGGCCAAGCCGTACAAGGGCCGGTACTGGAGCGCCCGCAGCTACGTCCTGCACACGCTGGCTGATTCGCAGAGCGCTTCCATGCGCGACCGCGTGCTCGCGTACATGGAATCCGGCCCGTGCCCCCGCTGCGGCGGCAGCGGCCTGCGCCCGGAGGCCCTCGCTGTGACCTTCGCGGGGCGCACGATCGCCGAGCTCAATGCGGTGCCGATGACCGAGCTGGCGGAAATCATCCGTCCCACCACCGAGCTGAGCTCAGCCGGGACGGCGTCCCGAAAGCAGTCCTCCGGCGAGTCCAACGAGGTGGCCGTCGCCATCACCCGTGACCTGCTGCACCGCGTTACCGTGCTGCTGGACCTGGGGCTGGGCTATTTGGCCTTGGGCCGCTCCACCCCTACGCTCTCCCCCGGCGAGATGCAGCGGCTGCGGATCGCCACCCAGCTGCGGTCCGGCCTGTTCGGTGTGATCTATGTCCTGGACGAGCCCTCCGCCGGGCTGCACCCGGCCGACGCCGAGCCCCTCCTGGCGGTCCTGGAGCAGCTGAAATCGTCCGGCAACTCAGTGTTCGTGGTGGAGCACAATATGGACGTTGTCCGCCAGGCGGATTGGCTGGTGGACGTGGGGCCCCGCGCAGGGGAAGGCGGCGGCGAGGTGCTCTACAGCGGCCCGGTGGACGGCCTCGCAGAGGTTGAGGCGTCAGTCACCAGGCCGTACCTGTTCGACGACGGCGTGCAGCCCCCGCGCGGCCGTGCCGGTACCGGCCAGGTCAGGGATGCGACGGAGTGGCTGGAAATGAGCGGCATCACCCGGCACAACCTGCGCGGGCTGGACGTCCGGTTTCCCTTGGGCGTGCTGACGGCGGTCACCGGCGTTTCGGGCTCCGGAAAATCCACCCTGGTGGGTGGGGTGCTCGGCGGGCTGGTGGGCTCCGGCCTCCAGGCCCAGGCGGGGCAGGACGAACCGTCGGAAGCCCCCGGGCCGGGAGCCGTGGCGGGCAGCCACCGGATCGACCGGCTGGTGACCGTGGACCAGAAGCCCATCGGCCGCACGCCGCGTTCCAACCTGGCCACCTACACGGGGCTCTTCGACGCCGTCCGCAAGGAATTTGCCGCCACGGAGCAAGCCAGGGCCCGCGGTTTCGGTGCGGGGCGGTTCTCCTTCAACGTGGCCGGCGGACGCTGCGAGACCTGCCAGGGCGAGGGGTTTGTGGCAGTGGAACTGCTCTTCCTGCCCGGCAGCTATGGCCCGTGTCCGGAGTGCGGCGGGTCCCGGTACAACCCTGAAACCCTGGAGGTGGAGTACCGCGGCCTGAACGTGGCCCAGCTCCTGGCCATGACGGTGGACGCCGCCTCCGAATTCCTGGCCGACGTGCCCGCCGCGGCGAGGAGCCTCAAGAGCCTGCGCGACGTTGGCCTGGGCTACCTGCGGCTGGGACAGCCTGCCACGGAGCTTTCGGGCGGCGAGGCGCAACGCATCAAACTCGCCACAGAGCTCCAGCGGGCGCAGCGCGGCCACACCCTCTACCTGCTCGATGAACCCACCACCGGTCTGCACCCTGCAGACGTCCAGCTGCTGATGGCGCAGCTCCACGGCCTGGTGGACGCCGGTAACTCCGTGGTGGTGGTTGAACACGATATGGCCGTTGTTGCCGGGGCCGACTGGGTCATCGACCTCGGGCCATCGGGAGGGGACAAAGGCGGCGCCGTCATGGCCGCCGGGACACCCGCCGTCGTCGCCACGTCCGCCGGGAGCCGGACCGCTCCATACCTGGCCGCCGCCCTCGGTCAGGAAACCGCCAGCCAACACCCGGGCAAGTTCCGATTTGATAACACCAAGGCGATGTCCTAG
- a CDS encoding transglycosylase family protein: MNNTKFRTAARRGVTLAAVSAAGLALSATAANAATPTSTWDSLAQCESGGNWSTNTGNGFSGGLQFTSGTWAAYGGTGSPADASREQQIAVAERVQASQGWGAWPSCASQLGLSGGGGAPVQSAPVQSAPVKQATQVQSAPVQQAPAPRHATSVPLSGETYTLQAGDTLSIVAQKLGIQGGWQHLADANLDTVSDPNLVFEGQVIQLPA, encoded by the coding sequence ATGAACAACACCAAATTCCGTACTGCCGCACGCCGCGGAGTCACCCTGGCCGCCGTCTCTGCGGCAGGACTGGCCCTCTCAGCCACGGCAGCCAACGCCGCCACCCCTACCTCTACCTGGGACTCCCTGGCGCAGTGTGAGAGCGGCGGCAACTGGTCCACCAACACCGGCAACGGTTTCTCCGGCGGCCTGCAGTTCACGTCCGGCACCTGGGCTGCCTATGGCGGCACCGGCTCGCCCGCAGATGCAAGCCGCGAACAGCAGATCGCGGTAGCCGAACGGGTCCAGGCTTCCCAGGGCTGGGGCGCCTGGCCCTCCTGCGCGTCGCAGCTCGGCCTGAGCGGCGGGGGCGGAGCACCGGTGCAGAGCGCACCCGTCCAGAGTGCGCCGGTCAAGCAGGCCACCCAGGTCCAAAGCGCCCCTGTCCAGCAGGCGCCCGCACCGCGGCATGCAACCTCCGTTCCACTCAGCGGTGAAACGTACACCCTGCAGGCCGGGGACACCCTGAGCATCGTTGCCCAGAAGCTGGGGATCCAAGGCGGCTGGCAGCATCTTGCCGACGCCAACCTGGATACCGTTTCCGATCCGAACCTGGTGTTCGAAGGACAGGTCATCCAGCTTCCCGCTTAG
- a CDS encoding MSMEG_6728 family protein gives MQTFLPYPDFRQSAAALDTARLGKQRVEALQTLRALVIPEYGWQTHPAIRMWMGHVPALTMYGLAMVDEWMERGHPDNTRANIAEFAPQAAHPDYAAKIIMPPWLGDPDFHLSHRSKLVHKEPKFYTSVFPDAIAGMDYVWPEPRHEFLPQEPEGDLLWILRDPHDDVDPQSLTTVALPAVNRNASAAAPAGDDDYSPVYVEDGSRRPSRAPKKAPPKPQVKKPTRKRQAQEEAFRTLPGKTPVAVPLEHGAKFAVGHVAGRPITLDDGRFGRNFEVLEVIDRSAFAYPALLQDPRVFFPVEAP, from the coding sequence ATGCAAACTTTTCTCCCGTACCCTGACTTCCGCCAAAGCGCCGCAGCCCTGGACACCGCGCGGCTGGGCAAGCAGCGGGTTGAAGCGCTGCAAACCCTTCGTGCCCTGGTGATCCCTGAATACGGCTGGCAGACCCACCCAGCCATCAGGATGTGGATGGGCCACGTGCCTGCCCTCACCATGTATGGACTCGCGATGGTGGACGAGTGGATGGAGCGGGGCCACCCGGACAATACACGGGCCAACATTGCCGAGTTCGCGCCGCAGGCAGCCCACCCTGACTACGCCGCCAAAATCATCATGCCGCCGTGGCTCGGGGACCCCGACTTCCACCTGAGCCACCGGTCCAAGCTGGTACACAAGGAACCGAAGTTCTACACCTCCGTTTTCCCGGACGCCATAGCGGGGATGGACTACGTCTGGCCCGAGCCGCGGCACGAATTCCTGCCGCAGGAGCCGGAAGGGGACCTGTTGTGGATCCTCCGGGACCCGCACGACGACGTCGACCCGCAATCGCTCACCACAGTGGCACTACCGGCCGTGAACCGGAACGCTTCGGCCGCGGCGCCCGCCGGGGACGACGATTACAGCCCTGTCTATGTTGAGGACGGCTCCCGCCGGCCGTCCCGCGCCCCGAAGAAGGCGCCGCCCAAACCCCAGGTGAAGAAGCCCACCCGCAAACGCCAGGCGCAGGAGGAGGCATTCCGGACCCTTCCGGGTAAGACCCCTGTTGCCGTCCCGCTCGAACACGGCGCAAAGTTCGCTGTGGGCCACGTGGCGGGCCGGCCCATCACCCTCGATGACGGCCGCTTCGGCAGGAATTTCGAGGTCCTGGAGGTCATCGACCGCTCAGCATTCGCTTACCCGGCCCTGCTGCAGGACCCGCGCGTGTTCTTCCCCGTCGAGGCCCCGTAG
- a CDS encoding SDR family oxidoreductase, with translation MTILLAGCGDLGTEAGLRFAALGHRVIGWRRSPEKLPATIEGAAADLGSPDLPAIPADTTAVVIALAADAPTEEAYRAAYVRGTAHVLDALERDGLTPERVLFVSSTAVYGDAAGGWVDEATEPNPGGFSGKVLVEAEDLLRSRLSGTSTTTSLRLGGIYGPGRTRLIDQVRSGTAVIPEDVRYTNRIHRDDAAAAIVHLATMADAPAPVYIGVDDEPADLGAVLRFLASELGLPQPRVGDAGPARGGNKRCRNNVLRSTGVSFTFPTFREGYRDVIAGNGSRHP, from the coding sequence ATGACAATTCTCCTGGCGGGGTGCGGTGACCTGGGCACCGAGGCGGGACTGCGGTTCGCTGCCCTTGGCCACCGGGTCATAGGGTGGCGGCGGTCCCCCGAAAAACTGCCGGCAACCATCGAAGGCGCCGCGGCAGACCTGGGATCCCCCGACCTGCCGGCGATCCCGGCGGACACCACCGCCGTCGTCATAGCCCTAGCAGCCGATGCCCCCACAGAGGAGGCATACCGTGCTGCGTATGTACGCGGAACGGCACATGTCCTGGATGCACTGGAACGGGATGGCTTAACCCCGGAACGCGTCCTCTTTGTTTCTTCCACGGCTGTGTACGGCGACGCCGCGGGCGGCTGGGTGGATGAGGCCACCGAACCGAACCCTGGTGGTTTCTCGGGGAAGGTGCTGGTGGAGGCGGAGGATCTCCTGCGCAGCCGGCTTTCCGGAACAAGCACCACCACGTCCCTTCGGTTGGGCGGCATCTACGGGCCGGGCCGGACCAGGCTGATCGACCAGGTGCGGAGCGGCACCGCCGTCATTCCGGAAGACGTGCGCTATACCAACCGGATCCATCGGGATGACGCCGCGGCGGCGATCGTGCACCTTGCCACCATGGCGGATGCTCCCGCTCCGGTTTACATCGGCGTGGACGACGAGCCGGCGGATCTCGGCGCCGTCCTGCGCTTCCTGGCGTCCGAACTTGGCCTGCCCCAACCCCGTGTGGGCGATGCCGGTCCCGCCCGCGGCGGCAACAAGCGCTGCCGGAACAACGTGCTGCGAAGCACGGGGGTCAGCTTCACGTTTCCCACGTTCAGGGAAGGGTACAGGGACGTCATCGCGGGGAACGGCAGCCGCCATCCGTAA
- a CDS encoding DUF1622 domain-containing protein, which translates to MEFRQIIEQTGQLVDFAGVAVMVIGALVSLPLAIRGHQPRQLPAGAQRLSFYRSYRQSLGRSILLGLELLVAADIIRTVAVTPTFESVGVLAIIVLIRTFLSFSLELEITGRWPWQKDPAAARSGAHAPAG; encoded by the coding sequence ATGGAATTCAGGCAGATCATTGAACAGACCGGTCAACTGGTCGACTTCGCAGGGGTCGCGGTCATGGTGATCGGGGCATTGGTGTCACTCCCGCTGGCAATCCGAGGCCACCAACCGCGGCAGCTCCCGGCCGGCGCGCAGAGATTGAGCTTCTACCGTTCGTACCGCCAGTCGCTGGGCCGCTCGATCCTTTTGGGCCTTGAATTGCTCGTCGCTGCGGACATTATCCGCACTGTTGCTGTCACGCCGACGTTCGAGAGCGTCGGGGTGTTGGCCATCATCGTGCTGATCAGGACGTTCCTCAGCTTCTCCCTCGAGCTGGAGATCACGGGGCGCTGGCCATGGCAAAAAGACCCGGCGGCAGCCCGCTCCGGCGCCCACGCCCCCGCCGGGTAA
- a CDS encoding isocitrate lyase/phosphoenolpyruvate mutase family protein, translated as MTETIRTKASELLRLHQAPEILQVVNVWDAITAKVIADVPGTTALATASHSIAASLGYEDGEKIPVDEMINVVGRIAAATQLPVSADLESGYGNPGETTRKAIGVGIVGANIEDQMRPLTDAVNQMSAVVHAASTEGIDFVLNARTDAFLKGKDRAPGEVLADAIARGRAFLDVGATTVFVPGLLDEPTVTALVEGIGWNKISVINVPGSLSPAKLQELGVARISYGPWTQRAALTALADTAANLLAGGQLPEGTRPLN; from the coding sequence ATGACTGAAACCATTCGCACCAAAGCGTCCGAACTGCTCCGTCTCCATCAGGCGCCGGAAATCCTTCAGGTGGTCAACGTGTGGGATGCCATCACCGCCAAAGTCATAGCGGATGTCCCGGGCACCACCGCCCTCGCCACGGCAAGCCACTCCATCGCTGCTTCCTTGGGCTATGAAGACGGCGAGAAAATCCCCGTCGACGAAATGATCAACGTCGTCGGCCGCATCGCCGCCGCCACGCAATTGCCCGTCAGCGCCGATCTTGAGTCCGGCTACGGCAATCCCGGGGAGACCACCCGCAAGGCCATCGGCGTCGGCATCGTGGGGGCAAATATCGAGGACCAAATGCGGCCGCTGACCGACGCGGTCAACCAAATGTCAGCAGTGGTTCACGCCGCTTCGACGGAAGGAATCGATTTCGTCCTCAACGCCCGGACCGACGCCTTCCTGAAAGGCAAGGACCGTGCCCCCGGCGAGGTGCTGGCGGACGCCATCGCCCGCGGCAGGGCATTCCTGGACGTGGGTGCCACGACTGTCTTTGTACCCGGTCTGTTGGATGAACCCACGGTCACCGCACTGGTGGAGGGCATTGGGTGGAACAAGATCTCTGTCATCAACGTCCCCGGTTCCCTTTCCCCGGCCAAGCTGCAAGAACTGGGCGTCGCCCGCATCTCCTACGGTCCGTGGACACAGCGCGCCGCACTGACCGCATTGGCTGACACCGCGGCCAATCTCCTCGCCGGCGGGCAGCTTCCGGAAGGCACCCGTCCCTTGAACTAG
- a CDS encoding DUF2071 domain-containing protein yields MTLIGNATAAAAWPRPPELPTPVFSDQRWLDAVFLHWRIPEAGAATFMPEGIRPDVFDGSSWVGLIGFRMEQAALGRGPGIPYLGSFNEVNVRLYSREPDGTRGVVFLSLDADRLPVVLATRAAGIPYVWSRIRQQPPFPGSGGRTPLPAGGTATAGSTDEFPVGYSVRRFGSTGARSDFTVVPRLREPATDPLAVFLTARFGMHGRFLGKTAYVPNTHQAWPLFHAEVQQLSDGLIRAAGISVNGLPESVLYSPGVRTRFGRPRVIGAPG; encoded by the coding sequence ATGACCTTGATCGGAAACGCAACTGCCGCGGCAGCGTGGCCACGGCCGCCGGAGCTGCCCACGCCGGTGTTCTCTGACCAACGCTGGCTGGACGCCGTCTTTCTTCATTGGCGCATCCCAGAGGCGGGGGCAGCCACGTTCATGCCCGAGGGAATCCGGCCGGATGTGTTCGACGGCAGTTCCTGGGTGGGTTTGATCGGCTTTCGCATGGAGCAAGCCGCACTTGGACGCGGCCCCGGCATTCCCTACCTGGGAAGCTTCAACGAGGTGAACGTCCGGCTCTACTCCCGCGAGCCGGACGGGACCCGCGGAGTGGTGTTCCTGAGCCTGGATGCGGACCGCCTGCCGGTTGTTCTGGCAACAAGGGCTGCAGGAATCCCGTACGTGTGGTCGCGTATCCGGCAGCAGCCGCCTTTTCCGGGCAGCGGGGGCCGAACGCCACTTCCCGCCGGCGGGACCGCAACTGCCGGCTCCACGGATGAATTTCCTGTGGGCTATTCTGTTCGACGGTTTGGCAGCACCGGGGCACGCAGCGACTTTACGGTGGTCCCCAGGCTGCGAGAGCCCGCCACTGATCCCCTGGCTGTGTTCCTGACCGCCAGGTTCGGCATGCACGGCCGCTTTCTTGGAAAGACCGCCTATGTGCCGAACACCCACCAGGCTTGGCCGCTGTTCCACGCGGAGGTCCAGCAACTCAGCGACGGATTGATCCGAGCTGCCGGGATCAGCGTTAACGGGCTGCCCGAGTCAGTGCTCTATTCGCCGGGAGTCCGGACCAGATTCGGACGGCCACGCGTAATCGGGGCTCCCGGATAA
- a CDS encoding alkene reductase gives MLFSPLTLGQLELPNRLVMAPLTRLRAGEKGVPGPLLAEHYRQRASLGLIVSEGTYPTPAGQAYPGQPGIVTEEQVAGWKKVTDAVHAEGGHMFAQIMHGGRVSHSDITGGVEIVAPSAVAIDGVVRTPAGKKPYPVPHALTTDELPMVIQEIVNASLNAIEAGFDGVELHSANGYLLHEFLSPNSNVRTDSYGGSPENRARFVIETVNAVVAALGANRVGLRISPEHNVQGIAETDAADVRATYEVLVDSIASLNLAYLSILHHEPTGELVQDLRERFGGPFLVNTGFGVITTKEEAVTLVADGHADAVVVGRPAIANPDLARRWKESLPLNEPDPSTFYAEGATGYTDYPAYQG, from the coding sequence ATGCTGTTTTCCCCACTCACCCTCGGCCAACTTGAACTTCCCAACCGTCTGGTGATGGCACCCCTGACCCGCCTCCGTGCGGGCGAAAAGGGCGTCCCGGGCCCGCTCCTTGCCGAACACTACCGCCAGCGCGCTTCCCTCGGCCTCATCGTCAGCGAGGGCACCTACCCCACCCCCGCCGGTCAGGCCTACCCCGGCCAGCCGGGAATCGTCACCGAAGAGCAGGTTGCCGGGTGGAAGAAGGTTACGGACGCGGTGCACGCCGAAGGCGGCCACATGTTCGCCCAGATCATGCACGGTGGCCGGGTTTCCCATTCGGACATCACTGGTGGCGTGGAAATCGTCGCCCCCAGCGCCGTAGCCATTGACGGCGTCGTCCGGACTCCGGCCGGCAAGAAGCCGTACCCTGTGCCGCACGCCCTGACCACCGATGAACTCCCCATGGTCATCCAGGAAATCGTCAACGCCTCGCTGAACGCGATCGAGGCAGGGTTCGACGGCGTGGAACTGCACTCGGCCAACGGTTACCTCCTGCACGAGTTCCTGTCTCCCAACTCCAACGTCCGGACGGACAGCTACGGCGGATCGCCCGAGAATCGCGCCCGCTTCGTCATCGAAACCGTCAATGCCGTTGTGGCCGCCCTCGGCGCCAACCGCGTGGGCCTGCGCATTTCTCCCGAGCACAACGTCCAGGGCATCGCCGAGACGGACGCAGCGGACGTCCGCGCCACCTATGAGGTCCTCGTGGACAGCATTGCGTCGCTCAACCTGGCGTACCTGAGCATCCTGCACCACGAGCCCACCGGCGAACTGGTCCAGGACCTCCGCGAACGCTTCGGCGGCCCCTTCCTGGTCAACACCGGCTTTGGCGTGATCACCACGAAGGAAGAAGCCGTGACCCTGGTGGCCGACGGCCACGCGGACGCCGTTGTGGTGGGCCGCCCCGCGATCGCCAACCCGGACCTCGCCCGACGCTGGAAGGAGAGCCTTCCGCTGAACGAGCCGGACCCCTCCACCTTCTACGCAGAAGGCGCCACCGGCTACACCGATTACCCGGCGTACCAGGGCTAG
- a CDS encoding DUF6318 family protein has protein sequence MTLQNLFTSRAFWSRPRRFSAGAVVIAGSLLLAGCAGSSPADPGTTSPAASESATSSASATPSPTPSAVYKPADATGPAQNVPVPVFPEVAKTETKEGLEAFTRYWFDQLNYAYQTGDVVGLQAVTSPDCDYCSKLTASLTANYQGDRWLAGGTITTPASTTTFDRASDGNFQVILQVLQTPISYYETGGKEFRSASNGSNTGNVLLANFMDGAWRVNDLHPLR, from the coding sequence ATGACATTACAGAACCTCTTTACGTCGCGCGCTTTTTGGTCCCGTCCGCGGCGGTTCAGCGCGGGAGCCGTTGTGATCGCGGGCTCGCTCCTGCTGGCCGGCTGCGCGGGCTCATCACCTGCGGATCCAGGCACAACCTCCCCGGCGGCATCAGAGAGCGCCACGTCAAGCGCCTCGGCCACTCCAAGTCCCACGCCGAGCGCCGTTTACAAGCCGGCCGACGCAACTGGCCCCGCCCAGAACGTCCCCGTTCCCGTGTTTCCGGAGGTGGCGAAGACGGAGACTAAGGAAGGGCTCGAGGCGTTTACACGGTACTGGTTCGATCAACTCAACTACGCTTACCAGACTGGTGACGTCGTTGGATTACAGGCGGTCACTTCGCCTGACTGCGACTACTGCTCAAAACTGACTGCGTCTCTAACCGCGAACTATCAAGGCGATCGCTGGCTGGCTGGTGGAACCATCACAACGCCGGCCAGCACCACAACGTTTGATAGAGCCAGCGACGGAAACTTTCAGGTCATTTTGCAAGTCCTGCAGACGCCTATTAGCTACTACGAGACCGGCGGCAAGGAATTCAGGAGCGCAAGCAATGGCTCGAATACCGGCAATGTATTACTAGCCAATTTTATGGACGGCGCTTGGCGCGTCAACGACCTCCACCCGTTACGCTGA